From one Bacteroides fragilis NCTC 9343 genomic stretch:
- a CDS encoding tail fiber domain-containing protein, with product MADQQQVIDELIDYIDKAVLKHSVSNRHVAEVLYWLNEGLKKVSTDGLKDIFISKKQIDETNFLLRLLGGVEFSSGDDPYRITQKGEAFLKKLTLNGGLIEYDPTERVWKLNGNMLISGNITFGWDNGTYTAPTLLDLLPYDPTTLSKEGGRLSVINAGSDFDELAMWGVLGTEGVQQIDKSHLSGALTGYATEKFVTDKGYITSSALTGYATETFVRENFVTLAGAQKITGEKDFTGGLKVNGGLLDYDPTERVWKLNGNMLISGSITFGWDNGTYTAPTLLDLLPYDPATLSKEGGRLSVIGSAGSSFDESAMWTALLKSGSQQIDKSHLGTALAGYATENFVNTNLNALKGAGLPTTEGYRNVTEIANTLLTFLTGSDTDSTINKWKELEAFLAGFSETDTLATALSVKADKTRSIIAGIGLSGGGDLSADRTLSLSPSGIKAGTYTKLTVDAYGRATSASGLIASDIPTLEISKINGLQDRLNTFVTLAGAQEITGEKNFTGGLKVNGGLLDYDPTHKVWKLDGNLLITGGTTWNAVGDYTAPTLLDLLPYDPATLSKEGGKLSVIGGGGSSGGGNIMLNGTLYEAANGVITLPDLKSAEPTYFMLSDNYVGVRTTGRTATQYYEFWDNNIGWADIRAKSFIPYGGTSSVFLKGDGSLDSTRYARMHGDGSVDSRVWLADNMYITDRRNEVVLPNTLESQKATAYFSMQGTPTGDWWSILHMRGWDGNYTAWQLAGPSSTANQDSHLHYRAGIGSSWQVDWKPLAFVEDINRLGTPYFVNQDIYQDYGYWVVLLCKLSPSTTEASCSGEMFYKRNNGIYANGSVRFSIQKVYNSTNVYFGTEYLGYSVYEAAPRPCTFTYNGVKYAGLKWASAASLNTIKTVIYEQHGNSEPIYIRYFNTQNGTVYNAEINNSIVENGSDIIKLGIGSHGTFESSQSLGLKIKPRDGNWAYLEFISSNTTWHVGSSGGASGLAGITGNWEIRCGGSNNEGFFVRANGTSQGKVGVVNRNGQESSIGYYTSNTGVGAGNAVWTVGAGIRNPYSFDWWYAGNTYKMTLDSDGKLFVNRKFGDAPSYSLCIGDHDTGFNESADGTIEFMSNAKQVGYFGNTSGRMISSYFREPTGHTYSTTSMMVNGNGSTIGPGIGFHQPGITAAVLYLNNAAEFNFRNINNNGYCNVYAGNLIADAGFLYSRYNGIEIKIGSENDSYVHFITKPARSLYFANSLFVNGSVLPYSSSTYSLGDAGHLWNYVYGNHFMGNSASATFILPNYVGGQQANPQTYFNNSMGVKVAMTGVNPDSYWGDTLWINGYGGTDVPDMCALHFSRGGAPLIYISSQKYHATSYGTMYHIWTGYNSNHSSAAWTCSTLNANGRISTTSDIYSAGWVRAGGSNGFYCESYGGGIHMTDSTWVRVYNGKQFYVSSTSSDAIHTAGGINASGRIYAGGHLSTNGGLAVSGIYGGSGASGFNVYAVFQGRSDHGGIEVRASDNTFGIGVHSNDHMYWWWGTSTSTNSSSGKSYIMDYGGGNWSFTGNHYVSGYSTWGSDSRYKTYLGEVTLQLDQIADSPTIYYRWNSKKRDRDGLLHVGGYAQYTEQILPELTHETSDFKTMDYAVCAYVYAVHAARFLRNHLLSDYEWKSDTELRMDALEKENIKLRNRIEQLERRAA from the coding sequence ATGGCCGATCAGCAACAAGTTATAGATGAACTCATTGACTACATTGACAAAGCAGTACTCAAGCACAGTGTCTCTAACCGGCATGTGGCAGAAGTGCTATACTGGTTGAATGAAGGATTAAAGAAAGTTTCTACTGATGGTTTAAAAGATATCTTTATCAGTAAAAAGCAGATAGACGAAACCAATTTTTTACTTCGTCTTCTGGGAGGTGTCGAATTTAGCAGCGGGGATGATCCCTACAGAATCACGCAAAAAGGCGAAGCTTTCCTAAAAAAGTTAACTTTAAATGGTGGTCTGATAGAATATGACCCGACCGAAAGAGTTTGGAAACTGAACGGTAATATGCTGATCTCAGGTAACATTACTTTCGGTTGGGACAATGGCACATACACCGCACCAACTCTTCTCGATCTGCTCCCTTACGACCCGACTACCCTGTCAAAAGAGGGCGGCCGACTGTCTGTGATCAATGCCGGTTCTGACTTCGATGAATTGGCCATGTGGGGTGTCCTCGGTACAGAAGGTGTTCAGCAGATCGACAAGTCACATTTGTCCGGTGCTCTTACCGGCTATGCGACAGAGAAATTTGTCACAGATAAAGGCTATATCACTTCCTCCGCTCTTACCGGCTACGCTACGGAGACCTTCGTCAGAGAGAACTTTGTAACCCTTGCCGGTGCCCAGAAGATTACCGGTGAAAAAGATTTCACCGGCGGACTGAAAGTGAACGGTGGCCTGCTCGATTACGATCCGACCGAAAGAGTTTGGAAACTGAACGGTAATATGCTGATCTCAGGCAGCATCACTTTCGGCTGGGACAATGGAACATACACAGCTCCGACCCTTCTTGATCTGCTGCCTTATGATCCGGCTACCCTGTCAAAAGAGGGCGGCCGGCTGTCAGTAATCGGCAGTGCCGGTTCAAGCTTCGACGAATCCGCCATGTGGACCGCGCTCTTGAAAAGTGGTTCTCAACAGATCGACAAGTCACATCTGGGTACAGCTCTTGCCGGATATGCAACAGAGAACTTTGTAAATACGAACCTTAATGCCTTGAAAGGAGCCGGTCTCCCAACTACGGAAGGATATCGCAATGTTACAGAGATAGCCAATACCCTGCTTACCTTTCTCACCGGATCAGATACCGACTCGACAATCAACAAATGGAAGGAACTTGAAGCGTTCCTGGCCGGATTCTCCGAAACGGATACCCTTGCTACTGCTCTATCTGTCAAAGCGGATAAAACCCGTAGCATCATTGCCGGAATCGGTCTTTCCGGGGGTGGTGATTTGTCTGCGGATCGTACCTTGTCCCTTTCTCCTTCCGGAATAAAGGCCGGTACATACACCAAGCTCACCGTTGACGCTTATGGTCGTGCAACGTCCGCATCAGGGTTGATAGCCTCTGATATCCCCACTTTAGAGATTAGCAAAATCAATGGTTTACAGGATCGTTTGAATACCTTCGTCACCCTTGCCGGTGCTCAGGAGATTACCGGTGAAAAGAATTTCACCGGCGGACTGAAAGTAAACGGTGGCCTGCTCGATTACGATCCGACACATAAAGTCTGGAAACTGGATGGTAACCTGTTAATCACAGGTGGCACAACCTGGAATGCGGTGGGCGATTATACTGCTCCGACCCTTCTCGACCTGCTACCTTACGACCCGGCCACTCTGTCGAAAGAAGGTGGCAAACTTTCCGTTATCGGTGGCGGTGGAAGTAGCGGTGGTGGAAACATTATGTTGAACGGCACACTCTATGAAGCGGCTAACGGAGTCATTACATTGCCGGACCTGAAATCGGCTGAACCTACGTACTTCATGTTATCAGATAATTATGTAGGAGTTAGAACAACAGGAAGAACCGCTACCCAATACTATGAATTTTGGGATAATAATATAGGATGGGCGGATATTAGAGCTAAAAGTTTTATACCGTATGGCGGTACTTCTTCTGTATTCTTAAAAGGAGATGGTAGCCTTGACAGTACCAGGTATGCAAGAATGCATGGTGATGGCTCTGTAGACAGTAGAGTATGGTTGGCTGATAATATGTATATTACGGATAGAAGAAATGAAGTGGTATTGCCAAATACACTTGAATCTCAAAAGGCTACTGCATATTTTTCGATGCAAGGAACACCTACCGGTGATTGGTGGAGTATATTACATATGAGAGGATGGGACGGAAATTATACTGCCTGGCAACTTGCCGGTCCCTCTTCTACTGCCAACCAAGATTCACACCTTCATTATAGAGCCGGAATCGGAAGCAGCTGGCAAGTAGATTGGAAGCCTCTTGCATTTGTAGAAGATATTAACAGACTCGGAACTCCATATTTTGTTAATCAAGATATTTACCAGGATTATGGATATTGGGTAGTATTATTATGCAAATTATCACCCTCCACTACTGAAGCGTCTTGTAGTGGTGAAATGTTTTATAAAAGAAATAATGGCATTTATGCTAATGGTTCTGTAAGATTCAGTATACAGAAAGTTTACAATAGTACTAATGTTTACTTTGGTACGGAGTATCTTGGTTACAGTGTTTATGAAGCTGCACCAAGACCATGTACATTTACTTATAATGGTGTTAAATATGCTGGATTAAAATGGGCCTCTGCTGCAAGTCTGAATACTATTAAAACTGTTATTTATGAACAACATGGTAATAGTGAACCAATATATATCAGATATTTTAATACCCAGAATGGAACAGTTTACAATGCTGAAATTAATAATTCTATCGTAGAGAATGGCAGTGATATTATCAAGTTAGGAATAGGTAGTCATGGTACTTTTGAATCAAGTCAATCTCTTGGACTTAAAATTAAACCGAGAGATGGTAATTGGGCATATCTTGAATTTATTTCATCTAATACAACCTGGCATGTAGGCTCCTCCGGAGGAGCATCCGGACTCGCTGGTATTACAGGTAATTGGGAAATTAGATGTGGGGGAAGCAATAATGAAGGTTTCTTTGTAAGAGCAAATGGTACTTCACAAGGTAAAGTAGGAGTAGTTAATAGGAATGGGCAAGAATCCTCTATTGGATATTATACCTCCAACACAGGTGTTGGTGCCGGTAATGCCGTCTGGACAGTAGGTGCCGGAATAAGGAATCCCTATTCTTTTGACTGGTGGTATGCAGGCAATACTTACAAAATGACCCTTGATTCGGATGGCAAATTATTCGTTAACAGAAAGTTTGGTGACGCTCCTTCGTATAGTCTTTGTATTGGAGATCATGACACGGGATTTAATGAATCTGCTGATGGTACTATTGAGTTTATGTCTAATGCAAAGCAAGTAGGATATTTTGGTAATACTTCCGGCAGAATGATATCCTCTTACTTTAGAGAACCTACCGGCCATACCTATTCTACTACTTCGATGATGGTCAATGGCAATGGTTCCACAATCGGACCGGGAATTGGTTTTCACCAGCCAGGAATCACGGCAGCTGTATTATATCTTAATAATGCCGCCGAATTTAATTTCAGAAACATCAATAACAACGGGTATTGTAATGTATATGCAGGCAACCTTATTGCTGATGCGGGTTTCCTTTATTCCAGGTATAATGGCATTGAAATCAAAATAGGCTCTGAAAATGATTCATATGTACATTTCATTACTAAACCTGCGAGAAGTTTATATTTTGCTAATAGCTTGTTTGTGAATGGAAGTGTATTACCTTATAGTAGTTCTACCTATAGCTTGGGAGATGCCGGGCACTTATGGAACTATGTGTATGGTAACCATTTTATGGGTAATTCCGCATCTGCCACATTTATACTTCCGAACTATGTCGGCGGACAACAGGCGAATCCTCAAACCTATTTCAATAATAGTATGGGGGTCAAAGTAGCTATGACAGGCGTTAATCCTGATTCATATTGGGGCGATACTTTATGGATTAATGGATATGGGGGTACTGATGTCCCGGATATGTGTGCTTTGCATTTCTCAAGGGGCGGTGCTCCTCTTATTTATATAAGCAGTCAAAAATATCACGCTACGAGTTATGGCACAATGTACCATATATGGACCGGCTATAATTCAAACCATTCTTCTGCCGCCTGGACTTGCAGTACCTTAAATGCAAACGGAAGAATTAGCACTACCTCTGATATATATTCTGCCGGTTGGGTCAGGGCCGGCGGAAGTAACGGATTCTATTGTGAATCCTATGGCGGTGGTATCCACATGACAGATTCGACCTGGGTACGTGTCTATAACGGTAAGCAGTTCTATGTCAGCAGTACCTCTTCCGATGCCATCCATACCGCCGGAGGTATTAACGCAAGTGGCAGGATTTATGCCGGTGGTCACCTGAGTACTAATGGCGGTCTTGCTGTAAGTGGTATCTATGGCGGCTCAGGCGCATCAGGTTTTAATGTGTATGCTGTATTCCAGGGCAGGTCAGACCATGGAGGAATAGAAGTGAGGGCTTCTGACAATACCTTTGGTATCGGTGTACACTCCAATGATCACATGTACTGGTGGTGGGGAACATCAACCTCAACCAATTCCAGTTCCGGAAAATCCTATATCATGGACTATGGCGGCGGTAACTGGAGTTTCACCGGTAACCACTACGTCTCCGGCTATTCAACCTGGGGTTCCGACTCACGTTATAAAACCTATCTGGGTGAAGTAACCCTGCAATTGGATCAGATCGCAGACTCACCCACTATCTACTACCGCTGGAACAGCAAGAAGAGAGATCGTGACGGACTTCTCCATGTGGGTGGTTATGCTCAGTACACCGAGCAGATCCTTCCGGAACTGACCCATGAGACAAGCGATTTTAAAACGATGGACTATGCTGTATGCGCATATGTGTATGCAGTGCATGCAGCCCGGTTCCTCCGGAATCATCTCCTTTCAGACTATGAATGGAAGTCGGACACGGAGTTGAGAATGGATGCTTTGGAAAAGGAAAATATCAAATTGAGAAACAGAATTGAACAATTAGAAAGGAGGGCTGCTTAA